The following nucleotide sequence is from Candidatus Thermoplasmatota archaeon.
AAAGGCTCTTTAGCTCATAAAGCCAGCGTAACAGGCGATACTGTTGGCGATCCTTTCAAAGACACTGCAGGGCCTTCACTCAACATCCTGATCAAACTCATGTCAATAGTCTCTTTGGTATTCGCCTCAGTTATAGTAGCTTATAAAATATGGTGAGAAAAATGTACGTACTCTTAGAGCGAGAAGATGTGATAAGAATTCCACCTGAAAAATTATCTGAAAATTTTGAGAAAGTTACTGAGGAAGTAACGCGTGAGACTTTTGAAGGCAGACTTGCAAACGGTATCTTCAATCTCATTATCACAGATGTGGAAGGAGTTGAAGAGTGTAAAATAGTACATGGCGATCCAGGCGTTTATCAAAAAGTTAAATTCACCACTCTTGCATTTAAGCCAGAGCTGCAAGAAATAGTTGAAGGCTTCGTATGCGAGATTTTGGAGTTCGGAGCTTTTGTAAGGCTCGGCTCATTAGATGGGCTTGTACATATAAGCCAAGTTATGGATGATAGAATAAGCTACGATGCAGGTAATCAGAGACTTGTAGGTAAGCAGAGCAAGCGCGATTTAAAAGTAGGTGATAAAGTAAGAGCTAGAATAGTAACCTTAAGTTTTAATGAGCGAGTACCTAGAGACAGTAAAATAGGTCTTACAATGCGTCAGCCAGGAGTTGGTAAATTTGAATGGCTTGAAGAGGCAGAGAAGGAAGTCGAGAAAAAGGAGAAGAAATGAAAGCTTGCAAGAACTGCCACACACTTACAGATCAAGAGCTTTGCCCTAACTGTGGAGGAGCGCTTTCTAGAGAGTGGCATGGCTATTTGATAGTTTTAGATGCGCGGCGCTCAGAGATCGCAAAAAAAATGAATGTTATTAAAGAGGGAAAATTTGCATTAAAAGTAAAATAAAAATGGATCTTTACAAACTGCCTGAAGAGTTGAGAGAGGAGCTGAAAAGGTCTAGAGGGAAAGTAGTCACTAACAGTAAAGAACTTGATAGCTTGGTAAAAGCTAAAACTATTGCTGTAGTAGGCGATATTGCGACTTTGGAACTTTATAGAAGGGGTATAGCACCTAAACTTGCAGTTGTAGATTTTAAAAGCAAACGTGAAAGTAGCGAGAAGTTGAAATCTGAAATTTCAAAAATATATTGTAGAGTAAGGAAGGTAAAAAATCCAGCCGGTACGATAACTTCAGAACTCTGGGATTCTATTAAAGAAGCTTACTGCTCTTCCGAAAATACTAGAATTGAAATAGATGGCGAGGAAGATTTAGCATCTCTAGCTTGTATTGCACTAGCGCCTAAAAATACATTTGTACTATACGGACTGCCTGAGAAAGGGCTGGCAGTAATTGAAGTAACTGAAAAAGAGAAAAAGCTAGTAAACAAAATATTGAAAGAAATGGAGAAGCAACATGGAAGTTGAGCTTCTAACTAAAAAAGAAAACATCCTACTTAACAGAGTTGAGCTCGAATTTAAAGTCAAGCATAAAAAAGAAAAAACTCCTGAAAGAGACGCTGTAAAAGCACAGCTCGCTCCTTTAATAAATGTACCTAAAGAAAATATAGTGATAGCTTGGATGCACTCAGCGTTTGGCGCGGAAGAAACTTTAGGATATGCGAAAGCGTATAGCTCAGTGCAAGACGCACTAAAATCAGAGCGCAAACATTTGCTTGCCAGAAATAAACTTATAGAAGTGAAGGAGAAAAAAGTAGCGAAAGGTGTAAAGAAAGAAGAGAAGCCAAAAGAAAAGTGATCTATGGCAGTCCAAAGAAAATCGCATCAATATTACAGAATAAAGGGAGGTAAGCCAGAAAGAGTTTTGCAGCCATGCCCTAAATGCGGTCCTGCTACCTGGCTTGCTGTGCATAAAGATAGAGTGGCTTGCGGTAAGTGCGGCTATACAGAATGGAAGAAGGCATGAGAGCGACAAAACGGTTAGCAGAATTAGAAGGTCATGAAAGGAATTTAGAGCTCTTATGTGAAGTAGTCTCAGTTGCCAAACGAACCGTTAATGTGGCGGGAAAAGAAAAGACTATATTCTCGGGCTTGCTTACAGACGGTACTGCCACACTACAATTTACTGCATGGAAAGATTTTAATCTAACAGAAAATGAAGCTATTAGAATTCAAAACGCTTACACTACTGTGTGGCGTAACGCAGTACAAATAAATTTAGGTGATGCTACGTTAGTTACTAAAACAAAAGAAGCTGTTACTGTGGAAAAGCCTGAGTATAAAATTAAAGATTTGACTACGTATATGAGCAATGTTTGCGTTACAGGTAAAATTTTAGCTTTGAAGCAGAAAGAAGTAGTTGTAAAAGGCGAAAAAAAGACTTGTTTCTCAGGCACGCTAGGCGATGAAACAGGCAAACTGCCATTTACGGCTTGGAGCGATTTTAATCTTAAAGAGGGCAACGTAATTAAAATAACCAATGGCTATGTTAGAGTTGCCAAAGGGTTGCCTCAGCTAAATTTCGATTCTAACGCTACTGTAGAAAAATTAGCAGTTGATATTGAAGTTAAAGATCGGAAGCTAGAGCTTAAAGAGCTAGAGCGCATAGGAGGGTTTGATGTAATAATAGAAGGGTTTGTTGTTGACATTAGAGCAGGAAGCGGATTGATAATAAGATGCCCATTATGTAAAAGAGTAATTCAGAAAGATTACTGTGCATTGCACGGCGAAGTAAAAGGATTAAAAGACTTGAGAATAAAGGCGGTAATAGATGACGGGACAAGCACTGTCGACGCTCTAATAGGCAGGAATCTTACAGAGCAACTGCTTGGCAAGAGTATGGAAGAATGTGCTGATGAGTTGGCAGTTAAAAGTTCTCCAGAAGCCGTTACAGAAGAGCTTATAAACAAACTGATTGCCAACCCTATTACTCTTAAAGGCTATACTTTGAGAAATGAGCGCGGAGCAATATTTATTGCAACCAATGTCTTGAAATTAGATAGAAATATTGTAGAAGAGGCAAGAGCAATGCTTGAGGAGCTATGATAGCACGGGAATGCGCTTGGCGATTATTTGCGGAAGAGCTAAACTCTTCTTCCTTGCAAGTTGAAGGTAAAGAAAGGGAGCCTTCGTATATTATCACTCCTTTAGGAGCTAAAGTTAATAGAATTTTATGTGTTGGCGTGCTTGCTGAAAAAGAGCTTGTATCTGATAATTTATTGAAAGCCAGAGTAAGCGATCCTACAGGAGTTTTTACACTATACGCAGGCGAATACCAAAAGCAAGCTTTGCATATTCTCAACTCCATGAGTGTGCCTTCTATTGTGGCTGTAATAGGTAAAGTGAAGCTACTCGCTCAGGAGAACGTAACATATATCTCATTAAGACCTGAAATTATAAAAGAAGTAACTTATGAAATTAGGGATTATTGGGTACTTGAAACTTGTATGCATACGAAAAAAAGGTTAGAGCTTATGCAAGAAGCTTTAGCGCTTTCAGAGCCTACCGTCGATAAACTATTAGCTTTAGGCGCTAGTAAAAAACTTGCTGAGGGCATTGTACTGGCGCTGGGCTACTACAAAGATATAGAAATTGAAAAATATTCTCGCTGTATAGCAGATTCGCTGCATCATATAATTGAAGCGTCGCCAAAAGAGCTTGCAGAAGAAGTAGTAGAGCTCCCTCCAAAACCTGAGAAAGCCACACCTAGCGAAAACGAGCTGAAAATATTGGAGCTTATCAAGCAGTTAGATACTGGCAAGGGCGCTAGCTGGGAAAAATTGTTAGATAGTGCTAAAGCATTGACATTAAATCGGGACGAAGTTGAAGAGTTAGTTAATGCACTTATGGATAAAGGGCTTGTCTATGAACCTATTCTTGGAAGGTTGAAGAGTGTGTAGTGAATATGGCAAAAATATTTATAGGAGTTGCATGGCCTTATGCTAACGGCTCTCTCCATTTAGGGCATGTAGCCGGCTCTCTGCTAGCGCCAGATATATTTGCAAGATATCATAGGCTTATAGGAAATGAGGTTTTAATGGTGAGCGGCAGCGATGAGCATGGCACGCCAATAACTTTAGAAGCTGAGAAAAGAAATATGACGCCTAAAGAGCTTGTTGATTACTATCATCAAGAGCACTTAGAATGCCTGAAAAAGCTAGGTATAAGTTTTGACTATTTTTCGCGCACTACAAAAGAAAGCCATAAAAAAGTAGTTCAAGAATTTTTTATTAAGCTCTTTGAAAAAGGCTATATTTGTAGTAAGAAAGTTGGAGCCCTTTACTGCCAAAAATGCAGACGTTGGCTGCCAGATAGATATGTTGAAGGTATTTGCCCTTACTGCAATTTTGAAACTGCACGCGGTGATCAGTGCGAAAAGTGCGGCAGAATTTATGAATGTGAAGAACTCTTGGAGCCTAAATGCAAGTTATGCGGAAGCAGTCCTGAAAGGAGAGAAGCCGAGCATTTGTTTTTAAAGCTTAGCGCTCTAAAAGAGCTGTTGCTCAAATATTTAGAAGATAAAAAATTTTGGAAAGAGAATGTGTACAAATTCACACTTAACTGGGTAAAAGAGCTTAAAGAGAGAGCAATAACTCGCGACATAGATTGGGGAATTGATGTGCCGTTAGAAGGCTATCGGGATAAGAAACT
It contains:
- a CDS encoding 30S ribosomal protein S27ae, whose product is MAVQRKSHQYYRIKGGKPERVLQPCPKCGPATWLAVHKDRVACGKCGYTEWKKA
- the rps24e gene encoding 30S ribosomal protein S24e; its protein translation is MEVELLTKKENILLNRVELEFKVKHKKEKTPERDAVKAQLAPLINVPKENIVIAWMHSAFGAEETLGYAKAYSSVQDALKSERKHLLARNKLIEVKEKKVAKGVKKEEKPKEK
- the spt4 gene encoding transcription elongation factor subunit Spt4, coding for MKACKNCHTLTDQELCPNCGGALSREWHGYLIVLDARRSEIAKKMNVIKEGKFALKVK
- a CDS encoding DUF359 domain-containing protein, which encodes MDLYKLPEELREELKRSRGKVVTNSKELDSLVKAKTIAVVGDIATLELYRRGIAPKLAVVDFKSKRESSEKLKSEISKIYCRVRKVKNPAGTITSELWDSIKEAYCSSENTRIEIDGEEDLASLACIALAPKNTFVLYGLPEKGLAVIEVTEKEKKLVNKILKEMEKQHGS
- a CDS encoding DNA-directed RNA polymerase; this translates as MYVLLEREDVIRIPPEKLSENFEKVTEEVTRETFEGRLANGIFNLIITDVEGVEECKIVHGDPGVYQKVKFTTLAFKPELQEIVEGFVCEILEFGAFVRLGSLDGLVHISQVMDDRISYDAGNQRLVGKQSKRDLKVGDKVRARIVTLSFNERVPRDSKIGLTMRQPGVGKFEWLEEAEKEVEKKEKK